A window of the Gemmatimonadota bacterium genome harbors these coding sequences:
- a CDS encoding sigma-70 family RNA polymerase sigma factor gives MVPPLGRRRWPAHDARLASRPARTSRSAAAALSCSAVLQRCPAALSCSAVLWTAPPIHPLSNPRSSPARSAPLTSIDLRDALAQSHRQAFAWAVRCCQGDQGEAEDVLHTAYCKVLDGKARFEGRSSFTTWFFGVVRRTAQEQARWRWLRVARLERWWQDASVDGKGEDEVEADADDRVAGLQAALPRLSPRQQEVLHLVFYQGLTIQESAEVLGLPVGTARTHYERGKARLRHLLLDEELS, from the coding sequence GTGGTCCCGCCCCTCGGTCGCCGGCGGTGGCCGGCGCACGACGCGCGCCTTGCGTCCCGTCCGGCGCGGACCTCTCGTTCGGCAGCTGCAGCGCTGTCCTGCAGCGCTGTCCTGCAGCGCTGTCCTGCAGCGCTGTCCTGCAGCGCTGTCCTATGGACGGCGCCGCCGATCCACCCACTATCGAACCCTCGTTCGTCACCTGCGCGGAGCGCTCCCCTGACTTCGATCGATCTGCGAGACGCGCTGGCCCAGTCGCACCGGCAGGCCTTTGCCTGGGCGGTGCGGTGCTGCCAGGGCGATCAGGGGGAGGCCGAGGACGTGCTGCACACCGCGTACTGCAAGGTGCTGGACGGGAAGGCGCGGTTCGAGGGGCGGTCGTCGTTCACGACGTGGTTCTTCGGCGTGGTGCGGCGCACGGCGCAGGAGCAGGCGCGCTGGCGTTGGTTGCGCGTGGCGCGGCTGGAGCGGTGGTGGCAGGACGCCTCGGTGGACGGCAAGGGGGAGGACGAGGTGGAGGCCGACGCCGATGACCGGGTGGCCGGGTTGCAGGCGGCGCTTCCGCGGTTGTCGCCTCGGCAGCAGGAGGTGTTGCACCTGGTGTTCTATCAGGGGCTGACGATCCAGGAGTCGGCCGAGGTGCTGGGGTTACCGGTGGGGACGGCTCGCACGCACTACGAACGAGGGAAGGCGCGGCTGCGCCACCTGTTGCTGGACGAGGAGTTGTCATGA
- a CDS encoding SIR2 family protein: MSHSPDDLDLLRELRNDGKLIPFVGSGLSRPLGLPSWSELIDLVAEQLEYDPAVFKVNGNELQLAEYYVAAKGSIGPLRSVMDKAFNPRDEDIARSRAHIALVDMHLPLIYTTNYDEIIERAFELRGQPCHAIANIDDIVRAPRNVTQVVKFHGTFSDDASLVLTESSYFERLEFESPLDIKLRADTLGHSLLFVGYSLNDVNIRYLLYKLHKLRQAVKRTGRIMPSAFLTTFGTGEIQRTLLAQWGVSIIELDPVDKSRSVDEFLEALV, from the coding sequence ATGAGTCACTCCCCCGACGACCTCGACCTCCTGCGCGAACTGCGCAACGACGGCAAGCTCATCCCCTTCGTCGGCTCCGGACTCTCGCGCCCGCTCGGCCTCCCCAGCTGGTCCGAACTCATCGACCTCGTCGCCGAGCAGCTCGAGTACGACCCCGCCGTCTTCAAGGTCAACGGCAACGAGTTGCAGCTGGCCGAGTACTACGTGGCCGCCAAGGGGAGCATCGGCCCCCTGCGCAGCGTCATGGACAAGGCGTTCAATCCTCGCGACGAGGACATCGCCAGGTCGCGCGCCCACATCGCGCTGGTCGACATGCACCTCCCGCTCATCTACACGACCAACTACGACGAGATCATCGAGCGCGCCTTCGAGCTCCGGGGACAGCCCTGCCACGCCATTGCCAACATCGACGACATCGTGCGCGCCCCGCGCAACGTGACCCAGGTCGTCAAGTTCCACGGCACCTTCAGCGACGACGCCTCGCTCGTCCTCACCGAGTCGTCCTACTTCGAACGGTTGGAGTTCGAGTCGCCGCTCGACATCAAGCTGCGCGCCGACACCCTCGGCCACTCGCTCCTCTTCGTCGGCTACTCGCTCAACGACGTCAACATCCGTTACCTGCTGTACAAGCTCCACAAGCTGCGCCAGGCGGTGAAGCGCACCGGGCGCATCATGCCCTCGGCCTTCCTCACCACCTTCGGCACCGGCGAGATCCAGCGCACCCTGCTCGCGCAGTGGGGCGTCTCCATCATCGAGCTGGACCCGGTCGACAAGTCGCGCAGCGTCGACGAGTTCCTGGAGGCCCTCGTATGA
- a CDS encoding NAD(P)/FAD-dependent oxidoreductase: protein MQTPATSAPDTEPSVQKPRVVIIGGGFAGIAAARALKGNEVDVVVIDRTNHHLFQPLLYQVATATLAPSDIAVPIRWILRKYDNVRVLMGEVTGIDIEARRVTLDHGTRAESYDYLVVAAGARHAYFGHDEWEAKAPGLKSLDDALEIRHRFLQAFEQAEKCEDPAEREALQTIVIIGGGPTGVELAGLMATIARDVMHDDFRCIDTRQTRVILLEGGSRILPAFPENLSAEALHDVAELGVDIRLNSIVTRIEDGAVYVGEERIATRSVFWAAGNAASPLGRLLGAPLDKVGRVEVEPDLSIPGHPEVFVTGDLAAFTRPDGRLVPGVAPAANQMGGFAAKNILRSVRHQARAPFRYFNKGDLATIGRHRAVADFGAIDFTGVPAWLLWLFVHIMYLVGFRNRVTVLIQWAWAYFAYQRGSRLITGGAFRGRRGAGGEKERSVKAA, encoded by the coding sequence ATGCAAACTCCCGCGACCTCCGCACCCGATACGGAGCCCAGCGTGCAGAAGCCCAGAGTCGTCATCATCGGCGGTGGATTCGCCGGCATCGCCGCCGCCCGCGCCCTCAAGGGGAACGAGGTGGACGTGGTCGTCATCGACCGCACGAACCACCACCTCTTCCAGCCCCTGCTCTACCAGGTGGCCACCGCCACGTTGGCCCCGTCCGACATCGCCGTCCCCATCCGCTGGATCCTGCGCAAGTACGACAACGTGCGCGTCCTGATGGGTGAGGTGACCGGGATCGACATCGAGGCACGTCGCGTGACGCTCGACCACGGAACGCGCGCCGAATCGTACGACTACCTGGTCGTCGCTGCCGGCGCGCGCCACGCCTATTTCGGCCACGACGAGTGGGAGGCCAAGGCCCCCGGGCTCAAGTCGCTCGACGACGCCCTGGAGATTCGCCACCGCTTCCTGCAGGCCTTCGAGCAGGCCGAGAAGTGCGAGGACCCCGCCGAGCGTGAGGCGCTGCAGACGATCGTCATCATCGGCGGTGGCCCCACCGGGGTCGAACTCGCCGGGCTCATGGCGACGATCGCCCGCGACGTCATGCACGACGACTTCCGGTGCATCGACACGCGGCAGACGCGCGTGATCCTGCTCGAAGGGGGGAGCCGCATCCTCCCCGCCTTCCCCGAGAATCTCTCGGCCGAGGCGTTGCACGACGTGGCCGAGCTGGGGGTCGACATCCGCCTCAACTCGATCGTGACCCGCATCGAGGACGGCGCGGTGTATGTGGGCGAGGAGCGCATCGCGACGCGCTCCGTCTTCTGGGCCGCCGGCAACGCCGCCTCGCCGTTAGGCAGGCTGCTCGGGGCCCCGCTCGACAAGGTGGGGCGCGTCGAGGTCGAACCCGACCTCTCCATCCCGGGCCACCCCGAGGTCTTCGTCACCGGCGACCTCGCCGCCTTCACGCGCCCCGACGGCCGCCTCGTCCCGGGCGTTGCACCTGCGGCCAACCAGATGGGGGGCTTCGCGGCGAAGAACATCCTCCGTTCCGTGCGCCACCAGGCGCGGGCGCCGTTCCGCTACTTCAACAAGGGCGACCTGGCCACCATCGGCCGCCACCGCGCGGTCGCCGACTTCGGCGCCATCGACTTCACCGGCGTCCCGGCGTGGCTGCTCTGGCTCTTCGTCCACATCATGTACCTCGTCGGCTTCCGCAACCGCGTGACGGTGCTGATCCAGTGGGCGTGGGCGTACTTCGCCTACCAGCGCGGCTCGCGCCTCATCACCGGCGGTGCCTTCCGCGGCAGGCGCGGGGCAGGGGGGGAGAAGGAGCGGTCGGTGAAGGCCGCGTAG
- a CDS encoding CehA/McbA family metallohydrolase: MRTRAIALVTALLLPGAVSAQWTNRYPKNAGYGHQVYLEGYELPIMAAGALDFAESPSGEKVLASRGWLWRLDAASGRATRLTSGAGVDSRPAWSPDGRSLVFVRDDSRTLAVILRDMTSGRETEVDKGMAMDPVFTSDGAAIIYTNLTAGGDLDLYRYDIASAARTRLTTDGGIELRPQVAPDGKRLVYTAKTRGGDLVRLRTLGDGKESVLLSGNIVSQARPALSPDGTLLAYNWPSTDGWELRLLSTERPGVSILLVARPGSRPIAPAWSADGRWIYYSEGDARQVPQLYRVPAIGGRPEPVAVRAWDFGAPMGKLVIETRCPGCDANPASRNAARLAVTDGAGHPLIPNEGMSRFDGQNGRVFFYTPGTITLDVPAGPVSVRAVKGLASREAATTVTVRAGEVATATLELTPLWNARAAGYYSADHHFHLNYGGQLALQPGDLLPLMAGEDLDVATPMIANLHNRYEDQPLFDWRSLGSTPLIHWAQEVRSHFLGHVGLLGTTQLFWPWTWGPGYEVYGRDDRTNAEPIAFGRAQGGAGYYVHPVSGTRNPFSESGMNGLPVELVADGVHGNIDLLEIVCLWSNSIGTTELWYRLLNAGFPVAPSGGTDVMTDFHRTMAIGTTRVYVRPDVPFNWTSYFAALKAGRSFVTNGPMVQLTVDGMHPGDVVAGGRELPFTLSVASAVPVDSVAIVVNGKTVWSGAAPDASGKARYTGKVRLPAGGWVAARVVGPNTAAWPAMAEYTFAHTAPLWIGKKGSTEPIARRGAAADLLRALGVNETRLVAGYSGAEIPRLKAYFAEARATLEALAR, translated from the coding sequence ATGCGTACTCGTGCCATCGCCCTCGTCACCGCGCTGCTCCTCCCTGGCGCCGTGTCGGCCCAGTGGACCAACCGCTACCCGAAGAACGCGGGCTACGGCCACCAGGTCTACCTCGAGGGCTACGAACTCCCCATCATGGCCGCCGGCGCGCTCGACTTCGCCGAGTCGCCGAGTGGGGAGAAGGTGCTGGCGTCGCGCGGATGGCTCTGGCGCCTCGACGCCGCGAGCGGTCGCGCCACGCGCCTGACGAGTGGCGCCGGCGTCGATTCGCGCCCTGCGTGGTCCCCCGATGGCCGGTCGCTCGTCTTCGTGCGCGACGACTCGCGCACCCTGGCGGTGATCCTGCGCGACATGACGAGCGGTCGCGAGACAGAAGTCGACAAGGGGATGGCGATGGACCCCGTCTTCACCTCCGACGGGGCCGCCATCATCTACACCAATCTCACCGCGGGCGGCGACCTCGATCTCTATCGCTACGACATCGCCAGTGCGGCCAGGACGCGCCTGACGACGGACGGTGGCATCGAGCTGCGCCCACAGGTTGCCCCTGACGGCAAGCGCCTCGTCTACACCGCCAAGACGCGTGGTGGCGACCTGGTGCGGCTGCGCACGCTGGGTGACGGCAAGGAGAGCGTGCTGCTCAGCGGGAACATCGTCTCGCAGGCGCGCCCAGCGCTCTCCCCCGACGGGACACTCCTCGCCTACAACTGGCCCTCCACCGACGGATGGGAGTTGCGCCTGCTCTCCACCGAGCGCCCCGGAGTCTCCATCCTCCTCGTCGCGCGCCCCGGTAGCCGCCCCATCGCCCCCGCGTGGAGCGCCGACGGCCGATGGATCTACTACTCCGAGGGCGACGCGCGGCAGGTCCCGCAGCTGTATCGCGTCCCCGCCATCGGCGGGCGTCCCGAGCCGGTCGCCGTGCGCGCCTGGGACTTCGGCGCCCCGATGGGGAAGCTCGTGATCGAGACGCGCTGCCCGGGGTGCGATGCCAATCCCGCCAGCCGCAATGCCGCCCGCCTCGCCGTCACCGACGGCGCCGGCCACCCCCTCATCCCCAACGAGGGGATGTCGCGCTTCGACGGGCAGAACGGGCGCGTCTTCTTCTACACCCCGGGGACGATCACCCTCGACGTCCCCGCTGGCCCGGTCAGCGTGCGCGCCGTGAAGGGGCTCGCATCGCGCGAAGCCGCGACCACCGTCACCGTGCGGGCCGGCGAGGTGGCCACCGCGACGCTCGAACTCACCCCGCTCTGGAACGCCCGCGCCGCCGGCTACTACTCGGCCGACCACCACTTCCACCTCAACTACGGCGGGCAGCTCGCGCTGCAACCCGGCGACCTCCTCCCGCTCATGGCCGGCGAGGACCTCGACGTGGCCACGCCGATGATCGCCAACCTGCACAACCGTTACGAGGACCAGCCGCTCTTTGACTGGCGATCGTTAGGTAGCACGCCGCTCATCCACTGGGCCCAGGAGGTCCGCTCCCACTTCCTCGGCCACGTCGGCCTGCTCGGCACCACCCAGCTGTTCTGGCCGTGGACCTGGGGGCCGGGTTACGAGGTCTACGGGCGCGACGACCGCACCAACGCCGAGCCCATCGCGTTCGGGCGCGCGCAGGGCGGGGCGGGGTACTACGTCCACCCCGTCAGCGGCACGCGCAACCCGTTCAGCGAGAGCGGGATGAACGGCCTCCCCGTCGAACTCGTCGCCGACGGCGTCCACGGCAACATCGACCTCCTCGAGATCGTCTGCCTCTGGAGCAATTCCATCGGGACCACGGAGCTGTGGTATCGCCTGCTCAACGCCGGCTTCCCCGTGGCGCCGAGTGGCGGGACCGATGTGATGACCGACTTCCATCGCACGATGGCCATCGGCACCACGCGCGTGTACGTGCGCCCCGACGTCCCCTTCAACTGGACCAGCTACTTCGCCGCCCTCAAGGCCGGGCGCTCGTTCGTCACCAACGGCCCCATGGTGCAGCTGACGGTCGATGGCATGCACCCCGGCGACGTGGTGGCGGGCGGTCGCGAACTCCCCTTCACGCTCAGCGTCGCCTCGGCCGTCCCGGTCGATAGCGTGGCGATCGTGGTGAACGGGAAGACCGTGTGGAGCGGTGCGGCCCCCGATGCGTCGGGGAAGGCACGCTACACGGGCAAGGTGCGCCTCCCTGCCGGTGGCTGGGTTGCCGCGCGCGTCGTGGGCCCCAACACCGCGGCCTGGCCGGCGATGGCCGAGTACACCTTTGCCCACACGGCGCCGCTGTGGATCGGGAAGAAGGGGAGCACTGAACCCATAGCCCGCAGGGGCGCCGCCGCCGACCTGCTGCGCGCGTTAGGGGTGAACGAGACGCGCCTCGTGGCCGGCTACTCGGGGGCCGAGATCCCCAGGCTCAAGGCGTACTTCGCCGAGGCACGGGCCACGCTGGAAGCGCTGGCGCGCTAG
- a CDS encoding carbonic anhydrase (macrophage inducible 5; Mig-5): MKVHTQQTQAGTTPQMALEFLREGNQRFVNNLKANRDLLQQANLTRDGQWPFATILSCIDSRTSAELIFDQGLGDIFSVRIAGNIVNTDILGSMEFACKVSGSKLIVVLGHTSCGAVKGACDHVEMGNLTELLAKLQPAVYQERTVKDIDQRNSKNKAFVENVAHINVVRSVRSIVDRSYILEKMIEEEQIGVIGAMHDLESGVVEFYEETRVFSRADMERLSLG, encoded by the coding sequence ATGAAGGTCCATACCCAGCAGACCCAGGCCGGCACGACGCCGCAGATGGCCCTCGAGTTCCTGCGCGAGGGAAACCAGCGCTTCGTCAACAACCTGAAGGCCAACCGCGACCTGCTGCAGCAGGCCAACCTCACCCGCGACGGTCAGTGGCCCTTTGCCACGATCCTCTCCTGCATCGACAGCCGCACGTCGGCGGAGCTGATCTTCGACCAGGGGTTGGGCGACATCTTCTCGGTCCGCATCGCCGGCAACATCGTCAACACCGACATCCTCGGCAGCATGGAGTTCGCCTGCAAGGTGTCGGGGAGCAAGTTGATCGTGGTGCTGGGGCACACCAGCTGCGGCGCGGTGAAGGGGGCGTGCGACCACGTGGAGATGGGGAACCTCACCGAGCTCCTCGCCAAGTTGCAGCCGGCGGTGTACCAGGAGCGCACGGTGAAGGACATCGACCAGCGCAACTCGAAGAACAAGGCCTTCGTGGAGAACGTCGCGCACATCAACGTAGTGCGCTCGGTCCGCTCCATCGTCGACCGCTCCTACATCCTCGAGAAGATGATCGAGGAGGAGCAGATCGGGGTGATCGGCGCCATGCACGACCTGGAGTCGGGGGTGGTCGAGTTCTACGAGGAGACGCGCGTCTTTTCCCGGGCCGACATGGAGCGCCTGTCGCTGGGGTGA
- a CDS encoding tyrosine phenol-lyase — translation MTPPDHPTPRTMGQQFGRRSWAEPWKIKMVEPLTMTSQAQRTQALAAAGYNTFLLKSDDVYIDLLTDSGTSAMSDRQWAGMMMGDEAYAGSRNYYHLEAAIQRFYGYQYIVPTHQGRGAEHLISKVAIKPGQWVPGNMYFTTTRAHQELAGGIFTDVIIDEAHDPSSLHPFKGNVDLEKVATVIAREGAGNIAYISVAGTVNMAGGQPVSMANIKALRALCDQHGIRLFLDATRMVENAFFIQEREEGYANKSVAAILREFCGYTDGAWMSAKKDSLVNIGGWLAVNDFGLFEELRNLVVLYEGLHTYGGLAGRDMEAMAIGIEESVQDDYMRSRIGQVRYLGELLTDWEIPIVQPVGGHAVFLDARRFYPHLKQVEFPAQVLAAELYLDSGIRSMERGIASAGRDPKTGDHHYPKLELTRLTIPRRVYTQAHMDVVAESVKTIFDAREKARGLRMVYEPKYLRFFQARFEPM, via the coding sequence ATGACACCTCCAGACCACCCGACTCCGCGTACCATGGGCCAGCAGTTCGGCCGCCGCTCCTGGGCCGAACCGTGGAAGATCAAGATGGTGGAGCCGCTGACGATGACGTCGCAGGCGCAGCGCACGCAGGCACTGGCCGCTGCTGGCTACAACACCTTCCTGCTCAAGAGCGACGACGTCTACATCGACCTCCTCACCGACAGCGGGACGAGCGCGATGTCGGACCGCCAGTGGGCGGGGATGATGATGGGCGACGAGGCCTACGCCGGCAGCCGCAACTACTACCATCTCGAAGCGGCGATCCAGCGGTTCTATGGCTATCAGTACATCGTACCCACCCACCAGGGGCGCGGCGCCGAGCACCTGATCAGCAAGGTGGCGATCAAGCCGGGGCAGTGGGTGCCGGGCAACATGTACTTCACGACCACGCGGGCGCACCAGGAGCTGGCCGGCGGGATCTTCACCGACGTGATCATCGACGAGGCGCACGACCCGTCGTCGCTGCACCCGTTCAAGGGGAACGTCGACCTGGAGAAGGTGGCCACCGTCATCGCGCGCGAGGGGGCGGGCAACATTGCCTACATCTCGGTTGCCGGCACGGTGAACATGGCCGGCGGGCAGCCGGTGAGCATGGCCAACATCAAGGCGCTGCGCGCGCTGTGCGACCAGCACGGGATCAGGCTCTTCCTCGACGCCACACGCATGGTCGAGAACGCCTTCTTCATCCAGGAGCGCGAGGAGGGCTACGCGAACAAGAGCGTGGCGGCGATCCTGCGCGAGTTCTGCGGCTACACCGACGGGGCGTGGATGAGCGCGAAGAAGGACTCGCTGGTCAACATCGGCGGGTGGCTGGCGGTGAACGACTTCGGCCTGTTCGAGGAGCTGCGCAACCTGGTGGTGCTGTACGAGGGGCTGCACACCTACGGCGGCCTCGCGGGGCGCGACATGGAAGCGATGGCGATCGGGATCGAGGAGAGCGTGCAGGACGACTACATGCGCTCGCGCATCGGGCAGGTGCGTTACCTCGGCGAGCTGCTCACCGACTGGGAGATCCCCATCGTGCAGCCGGTGGGGGGGCACGCGGTCTTCCTCGACGCCCGCCGCTTCTATCCGCACCTGAAGCAGGTGGAGTTCCCGGCACAGGTGCTGGCGGCCGAGCTGTATCTCGACTCGGGGATCCGTTCGATGGAGCGCGGGATTGCCAGCGCCGGGCGCGACCCGAAGACGGGGGACCACCACTATCCCAAGCTGGAACTCACGCGCCTGACGATCCCGCGCCGGGTGTATACCCAGGCGCACATGGACGTGGTGGCCGAGAGCGTGAAGACGATCTTCGATGCGCGGGAGAAGGCGCGGGGGCTGCGGATGGTCTACGAGCCGAAGTACCTGCGCTTCTTCCAGGCGCGCTTCGAGCCGATGTAG
- a CDS encoding serine/threonine protein kinase, with translation MTSRIERFAEALGSRYEVERELGTGGTATVYLAKDLKYQRRVAVKVFRPEVAEAMGHERFVREIAFVATLNHPHIVPLLDSGEAEELLYYVMPAVEGESLRDRLAREGTLPVDEAIQIARDVAVALDYAHKRNVVHRDIKPENILLTAGTSVVADFGIAKMVNSSSKGNSLTRAGIAVGTVAYMSPEQASAGQVDGRSDIYSLGCVLFEMLAGRPPFVGKSTRLVVAAHFTEAVPSVHALRAEVASTLDVVLARAMAKAPEDRFETATAFIDELIAARKAASRERMWQQMGTEDAKAILERSARANTPVAPATPGKGATVQLPVEPSPPASSPTPAPSTSTLWVAIAAVVVALVAVSLLFMR, from the coding sequence ATGACGAGCCGCATCGAACGTTTCGCCGAGGCGCTGGGGAGTCGCTACGAGGTCGAGCGCGAGCTGGGGACCGGGGGGACGGCGACCGTCTACCTGGCGAAGGACCTCAAGTACCAGCGCCGCGTGGCGGTGAAGGTCTTTCGTCCCGAGGTGGCCGAAGCGATGGGGCACGAGCGCTTCGTGCGCGAGATCGCCTTCGTCGCCACGCTCAACCACCCGCACATCGTCCCGTTGCTCGACTCGGGTGAGGCCGAGGAGCTGCTGTACTACGTGATGCCGGCGGTGGAAGGAGAGTCGCTGCGCGATCGCCTCGCGCGCGAAGGGACGCTCCCCGTGGACGAAGCGATCCAGATTGCCCGCGACGTGGCGGTGGCGCTGGACTACGCGCACAAGCGCAACGTGGTGCACCGCGACATCAAGCCGGAGAACATCCTGCTCACGGCGGGGACGTCGGTGGTGGCCGACTTCGGGATCGCGAAGATGGTGAACTCGAGTTCCAAGGGGAACTCGCTCACCCGCGCGGGGATCGCGGTGGGGACGGTGGCGTACATGAGCCCCGAGCAGGCGAGCGCCGGCCAGGTGGACGGGCGCTCGGACATCTACTCGTTAGGGTGCGTCCTGTTCGAGATGCTGGCCGGGCGCCCGCCGTTCGTGGGGAAGTCGACGCGCCTGGTGGTGGCGGCGCACTTCACGGAGGCGGTGCCCAGCGTGCACGCGTTGCGCGCCGAGGTGGCGTCGACGCTGGACGTGGTCCTGGCCCGGGCGATGGCCAAGGCGCCGGAGGATCGGTTCGAGACGGCGACGGCCTTCATCGACGAGCTGATCGCGGCGCGCAAGGCGGCGTCGCGCGAGCGCATGTGGCAGCAGATGGGGACCGAGGACGCCAAGGCGATCCTGGAGCGCTCGGCGCGGGCGAATACCCCGGTGGCGCCGGCGACGCCGGGGAAGGGGGCGACGGTGCAGCTCCCGGTGGAGCCCTCGCCCCCTGCCTCCTCGCCCACCCCGGCCCCCTCGACGTCGACGCTCTGGGTGGCGATCGCCGCCGTGGTGGTGGCGCTGGTGGCGGTCTCGCTCCTCTTCATGCGCTAG
- a CDS encoding DUF1028 domain-containing protein has protein sequence MRGAAWGAAVAVCAPSTARAQLPAEWRDSLVFHTFSIAAVDPRTGELGVAVTTRVACVGNGVPWVRAGVGAVATQANTRTEYGAELLDALGKGASPQEALTRLLAADTGSTSRQVGVIARDGRSAQHTGSKTSSWAGHRAGPNYVTQGNLLVGPEVVEAVARAFEASEGSARHLADRLIEAIAAGHAKGGDARKGRQQSAAVIVADARPGRSRRADGQTANISVCEHPEPVAEMRRIYDGISQTLGYRTLQQFGGNDVWQLKVMLHALGHYRAGEPTLTRDADANTYTTEAVAAVDAFRAAEQLSGPAAGSPAGLVDADTVARMWAALERAGKARAVREALLESTSVRR, from the coding sequence ATGCGGGGAGCGGCTTGGGGGGCAGCGGTCGCGGTGTGCGCGCCGTCCACCGCCCGAGCCCAGCTCCCCGCCGAGTGGCGCGACTCGCTGGTCTTCCACACGTTTTCCATCGCCGCGGTCGATCCGCGCACCGGGGAATTGGGGGTCGCCGTGACGACGCGCGTGGCCTGCGTGGGAAATGGGGTCCCGTGGGTGCGCGCCGGCGTGGGCGCGGTGGCCACGCAGGCCAACACCCGCACCGAGTACGGCGCCGAGCTGCTCGACGCCCTGGGCAAGGGAGCCTCGCCGCAGGAGGCGCTCACCCGTCTCCTGGCGGCCGACACGGGGAGCACGAGCCGTCAGGTGGGGGTGATTGCCCGCGACGGACGCAGCGCGCAGCACACCGGGAGCAAGACCTCCTCGTGGGCCGGCCATCGCGCGGGCCCTAACTACGTGACGCAGGGGAACCTGCTCGTGGGGCCGGAGGTCGTGGAGGCGGTGGCGCGGGCATTCGAGGCGAGCGAAGGGAGCGCACGGCACCTGGCCGACCGCCTGATCGAGGCGATCGCCGCCGGACACGCCAAGGGGGGCGACGCGCGGAAGGGGCGCCAGCAGTCGGCCGCGGTCATCGTCGCCGACGCGCGCCCCGGGCGCTCGCGCCGCGCCGACGGGCAGACGGCCAACATCTCCGTCTGCGAGCACCCGGAGCCGGTGGCCGAGATGCGGCGCATCTATGACGGGATCTCGCAGACGCTGGGCTACCGCACGCTGCAGCAGTTCGGCGGGAACGACGTCTGGCAGCTCAAGGTGATGCTGCACGCGCTGGGGCACTACCGCGCGGGCGAACCGACGCTCACCCGTGACGCCGACGCCAACACCTACACGACCGAAGCAGTTGCCGCGGTGGATGCCTTCCGGGCGGCGGAGCAGCTGTCGGGGCCCGCCGCCGGGTCGCCGGCCGGGCTGGTGGATGCCGACACGGTCGCGCGGATGTGGGCGGCGCTCGAGCGCGCGGGGAAGGCGCGCGCGGTGCGCGAGGCGCTGCTGGAATCGACCTCGGTGCGTCGCTGA
- a CDS encoding DUF1707 and DUF2154 domain-containing protein, with the protein MDSRSPAPLDPRAIPAYVGDRERDEVVHRLGDHYALDHLTIEEYEFRVQAALRATQWYELTAITSDLPSLDPNRSSSVRPEAGVSVGGRTLVAIMGGVSRKGRWIVPDRMQLWAIMGGMEIDLRDAVFTSPVTEIKVLAIMGGVHVRVPPGVRLETEGIAIMGGFDDNPGVARPDSPVVRITGVAIMGGLGTDVRPRGWNGEDDE; encoded by the coding sequence ATGGACTCTCGTTCGCCAGCCCCTTTGGATCCTCGCGCGATACCGGCGTACGTCGGCGATCGGGAGCGCGATGAGGTGGTGCACCGGCTCGGGGACCACTACGCGCTCGACCACCTCACCATCGAGGAGTACGAGTTCCGCGTGCAGGCGGCGCTGCGGGCCACGCAGTGGTACGAGCTGACGGCGATCACCAGCGACCTGCCGTCGCTCGATCCCAACCGCTCGTCGAGCGTACGCCCGGAGGCTGGGGTCTCGGTGGGGGGGCGGACGCTGGTGGCGATCATGGGAGGGGTCTCGCGCAAGGGACGGTGGATCGTCCCCGACCGCATGCAGCTCTGGGCCATCATGGGGGGGATGGAGATCGACCTGCGCGACGCGGTCTTTACTTCCCCCGTGACAGAGATCAAGGTCCTCGCCATCATGGGCGGGGTGCACGTGCGCGTCCCCCCCGGCGTGCGGCTGGAGACCGAAGGAATCGCCATCATGGGGGGGTTCGACGACAATCCCGGGGTCGCGCGTCCGGACTCCCCGGTTGTGCGGATCACTGGAGTGGCGATCATGGGGGGGTTGGGGACCGACGTGCGCCCGCGCGGCTGGAACGGGGAAGACGACGAGTGA